A single window of Lytechinus variegatus isolate NC3 chromosome 8, Lvar_3.0, whole genome shotgun sequence DNA harbors:
- the LOC121420576 gene encoding uncharacterized protein LOC121420576 — protein MQTFKQHLTQLYGEPTQRTARQLQRDVVKSAKLTNHLTFLKRCRDSDIIPPGLQLKSSVDTPKAKRILHQASLDLTRERIARTRHQLHDLNSSITSTQTQLSRRLKPDDLDKVQAFNDYTSRKTFQSTKLKQINKFDRLYSRKPTQANQQPSTEATKDTVINLSRHQLTQAEHKVLSLGLNFAVAPKKIPFSDIVQQVEPKLRFLSKEAANAIRLKVTNALSDAKPPKQNLSKEERSAIQDLRRNQAIHILQADKGNATVIMDQDAYDDKIEEILQDKDTYSKLNRDPTQANERKINQQLLTLHRSDALPKALYFQLRSSSAKSPILFGQPKIHKPNTPLRPIISTRGSPCYNTARHLANILQPLVGLTQHHVTNSKHFIDVISKTKIRPSDTLVSFDVVSLFTSVPVDQACDIIKQRLITDSDLASRTNLTPDQIHDLLLTCLNSNSFKWRNNYYKQLQGAAMGSPLSPIIANIFMEHFEHQALKTADKPPSLWLRYVDDTFVIWPHSTPDLHQFLNHLNNQHPSIKFTMETQHDNSIPFLDVLITKTPSGFPSHQVYRKPTHTDRYLNFRSHHHPSIHQSVADTLVRRAHQLSDKAHLHQELKHVTNALTSINHYPRRRIKTQPPSHQPSTDSTENPSETKPVATIVLPYIGKTSHRLQRILHSANILVRHQSSRKLHSILHSHKDKHPSNKQPGVYKIPCDCGKVYIGETGRDFDTRLKEHKTHHRRSDWDRSAIVKHAQQENHRIEWERSHLITNIRHWNTRRVREAIEIHQHNTVPQDPGLHINSIWHPILRHHQTSNQSTNNQPSTVTPPSPPTQHSSLIASPTQPGTPPTHTPPPPTPRYNLRRRPNTSSVHQATHSLPPKLTRRVRRPTRTERHH, from the coding sequence atgcaaaccttcaaacaacatctgactCAGCTCTACGGGGAGCCTACTCAACGCACCGCCAGGCAACTTCAGCGCGACGTAGTCAAATCAGCCAAGCTTACCAACCACCTCACCTTCCTCAAACGCTGCCGCGACTCCGACATCATACCGCCAGGACTCCAACTCAAATCTTCCGTCGACACCCCGAAAGCTAAACGCATCCTGCACCAAGCCAGCTTAGACCTCACTCGCGAACGCATCGCACGCACCCGACACCAACTCCACGATCTCAACTCAAGCATCACTTCTACTCAAACTCAACTTAGCCGACGACTCAAACCAGACGATCTAGATAAAGTTCAGGCATTCAACGACTACACATCTCGCAAAACCTTCCAGTCCACCAAGCTAAAACAAATCAACAAGTTCGACCGACTCTACTCCCGCAAGCCTACGCAAGCCAACCAACAACCTTCGACCGAAGCAACCAAGGATACCGTAATCAACCTTAGCCGACACCAACTTACCCAAGCCGAACACAAAGTACTCTCCCTCGGACTCAACTTCGCCGTAGCTCCTAAGAAGATCCCTTTCTCCGACATCGTACAGCAAGTCGAACCCAAGCTCCGCTTTCTCTCCAAAGAGGCTGCCAACGCAATTAGACTCAAGGTAACCAATGCCCTCTCCGACGCCAAGCCACCTAAACAGAACCTGTCCAAAGAAGAACGCTCTGCTATCCAGGACCTCCGACGTAACCAAGCCATTCACATCCTTCAGGCTGACAAGGGCAACGCCACCGTTATCATGGACCAAGACGCATACGATGACAAGATCGAAGAGATTCTCCAAGACAAGGACACCTACTCCAAACTCAACAGAGACCCAACTCAGGCCAACGAAAGGAAAATCAACCAACAACTGCTGACCCTACACCGATCCGATGCACTACCCAAGGCACTCTACTTCCAACTCAGATCGTCTTCAGCCAAGTCACCTATCTTATTCGGACAACCCAAGATACACAAGCCTAACACTCCTCTCCGCCCTATCATCTCCACTCGTGGGTCACCCTGCTACAACACAGCACGCCATCTGGCCAACATCCTCCAACCACTCGTAGGCCTGACCCAGCACCATGTCACCAACTCCAAGCACTTCATAGACGTCATCTCCAAAACCAAGATCCGGCCCTCCGACACACTCGTCAGCTTTGATGTCGTCTCCCTCTTCACCAGCGTACCTGTAGACCAagcatgtgacatcatcaagcaACGCCTGATCACCGACTCAGACCTAGCATCCAGAACCAATCTCACACCAGACCAGATCCATGACCTCCTCCTCACCTGTCTCAACTCCAACTCCTTCAAATGGCGCAACAACTACTACAAACAACTACAAGGAGCAGCCATGGGTTCACCTCTCTCACCAATCATCGCTAACATATTCATGGAACACTTTGAGCACCAAGCACTCAAGACTGCGGACAAGCCTCCTTCACTCTGGCTCCGCTACGTCGACGACACCTTTGTCATCTGGCCGCACAGCACACCCGACCTTCACCAGTTTCTCAACCACCTCAACAACCAGCACCCTAGCATCAAGTTCACCATGGAGACCCAACACGACAACTCAATTCCATTTCTAGACGTTCTCATCACCAAGACACCGTCTGGATTCCCATCTCACCAGGTGTACCGAAAACCTACCCACACAGACCGCTACCTCAACTTCCGCTCACACCACCACCCGTCCATCCACCAATCAGTCGCCGACACTCTCGTCAGACGAGCCCACCAACTCAGCGACAAGGCACACTTACATCAAGAACTCAAGCACGTGACCAATGCACTCACCTCCATCAACCACTACCCCAGAAGAAGGATCAAGACTCAACCACCCAGCCACCAACCCAGCACCGACAGCACCGAAAACCCATCCGAAACCAAGCCCGTCGCCACCATAGTACTACCCTACATCGGCAAGACTTCACACCGACTACAACGCATCCTTCACTCTGCCAACATCCTCGTCAGACACCAATCCTCTCGAAAACTACACTCCATCCTTCACTCTCATAAGGACAAGCACCCATCCAACAAACAACCAGGCGTCTACAAGATCCCCTGCGACTGCGGTAAAGTCTACATTGGGGAAACCGGCCGAGACTTCGACACCAGACTCAAAGAACACAAGACCCACCACCGACGCAGCGACTGGGACCGATCCGCCATCGTCAAGCACGCACAACAAGAGAATCACCGCATAGAATGGGAAAGGAGCCACCTAATCACCAACATCCGGCACTGGAATACCAGAAGGGTCAGGGAAGCCATTGAGATACATCAACACAACACTGTGCCTCAAGACCCTGGCCTCCACATCAACAGCATCTGGCACCCAATCCTACGCCACCATCAAACTTCTAACCAATCCACAAACAACCAGCCGTCCACCGTCACTCCACCGAGCCCTCCTACCCAACACAGCAGTCTGATTGCATCACCAACTCAACCAGGAACTCCGCCGACACACACACCACCGCCGCCGACACCTCGCTACAACCTCCGCCGACGACCCAACACCTCATCCGTACACCAGGCCACCCACTCACTCCCGCCGAAGCTCACCCGACGAGTCCGCCGACCAACACGCACAGAACGCCACCATTGA